The DNA sequence GGGTCGCCTGGAACCTCGCCACCAGCCGCCTGCGCCGCCGGCTGACCGCGCTGCGCTACCTGTCCCGCCAGCGTGAGGAGCACCTGCCCGGCCCGGAGCCCGACCGGGTGGCACTGGTCCGGGCGCTGGCCGAGCTGCCCGCCCGCCAGCGGCGCGCGGTGGTGCTGCACCACCTAGGCCACCTGACCACCGCCGAGATCGCCGAGCAGGAGGGTGTCGCCGAGGGCACCGTGCGCTCCTGGCTGTCGCGGGGGCGCACCGCGCTCGCCGCTTCGCTCACCGACCCCCGAGAGGAGAACAGCCGTGTCCGAGCCGCGCATTGAGGAGACGTTCGCCGAATTCGAGGCCGCGGCCGCGGGCACGTTCCGGCCCGCCGGGCTGGGCCTGGTGGACGACGCGGTGCGCCGTCGGCGGCGCACCCGCCGGGGCGGGCTCGGGGCGCTGGCCCTGCTGGCCGTGTCCGCTCCCCTGCTGCTGGCGGGGATGTACGGCGGCGGCGGGGAGGCTCCGGTGCTCCAGCCCACGCCGACGGTCTCGTCCGGCGCCGTCGCGCCGGTGCGGGCGACGCGCCCGGTCCGGGTGCCCGGATTCGAGACGCAGGCCCCGCCCACGGTCGTCTTCACCGACGCCGACCACGGCTGGACCCTGGTCGAGCGCTGCACCGGCAGCGACCCCTGCGCGATGGCCGTAGGCGTCACGGGCGACGGCGGGCGCACCTGGCGGCGGGCGCAGACCCCGGATCTGACCGGCAAGGTGGTCAACCTGTACCCCCTGGACGGGCAGACGCTGACGCTGCACCTGATCGGGGAGAAGTACCTGCTCACCACCGACGGCGGCGCCCACTTCTCGTCGTACCCGCTGAACCAGCCGCCGCCGCAGGCGCAGCTGGCGCAGTCGCGGCGCGACGGCCGGGAGGGCTACGCGGTGCGCTGCCCCGGGGCGACCGGCTTCGAGGACGGCGGCGCGGGCCTGAACTGCGCCAAGATGGAGCTGGTCCGGCTCGGGTCGGGTCCGGTCCCGGTCCAGCCCGAGCTCGGCGGCCCCATGACCGGGGCGGCGACCGTGCACCGCGGCGGCGACGGCAGGCTCTGGGTGATCTCGCAGGTCGCCCCGAGCGGGCGGATCCGGGTCCAGGTCAGCGTGGACGCCGCCCGGTCGTGGCAGCAGCTGCCCGAGATCTACAGCACCGGGCTCGGCAGCCTGCCGGACCTGGTGATCTCGCCCGACGGGCACGACGTCTGGGTGGCCTGCGCCGACGGGCTGGCATACCACCTCGACTACGACCAGTGGCGCCGCTTCGACCTGAACCTCGACGGCCAGCAGCCGCACATGGTGCGCTCCCTGGGCGAGCAGGGCGGCCTCGTCCTGAGCGACACCCGGCGCACCTGGTACCTGACCGAGCACGGCGTGATCTCCGAGGTCCCCGGGCTGCCCGGGTTCGACGGGATCGAGCAGTCGGCGGACGGGACGCTGTTCGGCTACGGCGACGGCCTGTGGCTCAGTCCCGGCGCCGGGCCCGTCCGCGAGTGGATCAGGCTGTACTGACACCGCGCACCCACCCTGCGCACCCGCCTTCCCGCAGCGCGATCGTCACGCTGCGTGAGGGTGGGTGCGCGCTACTGACGCGCTCCCCGTTTCGGGCAGCAGGCCAGGTAAGCTCTCGGCTGGTCGCGTCCGTCGATGGTGACAGGGAGTATGTGGTGAGCGTTGCGCTGGTGACCGGCTCGGCCGGCCTGATCGGTTCAGAGGCGGCCCGTCACTTCGCCGGCCTGGGCATGCACGTGGTCGGCATCGACAACGACATGCGCAAGTACTTCTTCGGCGAGGACGGCTCCACCGCGTGGAGCCTGGTGAACCTCACCAGCAAGCTCGGCGACTCGTACACGCACTACGACGTCGACATCCGCGACCGCGACGTGCTCTCCAAGATCTTCGAGCGGTACGGCCGGGACATCTCGCTCGTGATCCACACGGCCGCGCAGCCCAGCCACGACTGGGCCGCCAAGGAGCCGTTCACCGACTTCGACGTCAACGCGGGCGGCACCCTCAACGTGCTGGAGTACACCCGCCAGTTCGCCCCCGACGCGGCGTTCATCTTCTGCTCGACGAACAAGGTCTACGGCGACACCCCGAACCGCCTGCCCCTGGTGGAGCAGGAGACCCGGTACGAGATCGACCCGGCCCACCAGTTCGCCAACGGCATCACCGAAGACATGACGATCGACAACAGCCTGCACTCGATCTTCGGCGTCTCCAAGGTCGCCGCGGACGTGGCCGTGCAGGAGTACGGCCGCTACTTCGGCCTGCGGACCGCCTCGTTCCGCGGCGGCACGCTGACCGGCCCGGCCCACTCGGCCGCCGAGCTGCACGGCTTCCTGGCGTACCTGATGCGCTGCGTCATGGAGGGCCGCACCTACAACCTGTACGGCTACAAGGGCAAGATGGTCCGCGACGCCATCCACTCCCACGACGTGCTGACCGCGTTCGAGGCGTTCTACCGCAACCCCCGCGCGGGCGAGGTCTACAACCTCGGCGGCGGCCGGTTCTCCAACACCTCGCACCTGGAGGCGTTCGCGATCGCCGAGCAGATCACCGGCAAGCAGGCCAGCGTGAACTACGTCGAGCAGAACCGCATCGGCGACCACCAGTGGTACGTCAGCGACATGGCCAAGTTCCAGGCGCACTACCCGGACTGGCAGATGACCTACGACGTCCCGGCGATCCTGCGCGAGATCTACGAGGCCAACGCGGACAAGTGGGTGTAGGCCCGATGACCACCACGCTCAACGGCAGCAGCAAGCGCAACGTGCTGGGCGTCTTCGTCGACGCCACCGACTACGCCGACGCGACCGAGCGGATCGTCCGCGCGGCGGCCGAGGGCCGGCCCTTCGCGGTGACGGCGCTGGCCGTGCACGGCGTGATGGAGGGCGTCGCCGACCGCACGCTCGGCGCGCAGCTCAACAGCTTCGACCTGATCACCCCGGACGGCCAGCCCGTGCGCTGGGCGCTGAACGTGCTGCACGGCGCGGGCCTGCGCGACCGGGTGTACGGCCCGGAGCTGACCCTGCGCGTGCTCGGCCGCGCCGCCGAGCTGGGCCTGCCGGTGTACCTCTACGGCTCCACCCAGCCCGTGCTGGACCGGCTGATCCCGGCCCTGATCGCCAAGTACCCGGCGCTGAAGATCGCGGGTTCCGAGCCGTCGAAGTTCCGCGGCGTGGAGCCAGGCGAGGCGCCGCAGATCGCGTCCCGCATCGCCGCATCGGGCGCGCGGATCGTGCTGGTGGGGCTCGGCTGCCCCCGGCAGGAGAAGTTCACCTACGCGATGCGGCCGCACCTGGACATGCCGCTGCTGGCGGTCGGCGCGGCGTTCGACTACCACGCGGGCGGCCTGCGCAAGCCTCCGGCGTGGATGCAGAAGTACGCCCTGGAGTGGCTGTGGCGCCTGGGCCTGGAGCCCAAGCGGCTGTGGCGCCGGTACCTGATCCTCAACCCGAAGTACCTGGCCCGGCTCGGGGCGCAGAAGACGCGCCTGTGGCGCGCCACGCCCGCCACACCGGCGACGGAGTCGCCGGCCACCTTCGCCGTCTGAGGCACGCGCAGAGAAGCTAAGAAGGGCACCTTCTCATCTCATCCCAAGGTGGCAGGTGCCCTTCTCCGCGTCCGGCCGGCGGCGGCGTCAGCGGCGGTTGTAGATGAGGTCGAGGACGGCGCGGGTGGCTTCGAACCAGCGGTTCAGCCATTCGGGGGACGGGTGCGAGCTGCGCGGCGGCAGCTCCAGCAGCAGGCCGCGCAGCAGCGGGTGGTCCACCATCGACTCGGGCGACATGTCCAGCCAGTTCGGCGAGGGGAACGACGGCTCGCCGAACCCCTCCAGGCTCAGCGACGGCATGGACGAGGTCGCGGGTTCGAGCATGGTGTCGCCCGGCAGCTGCGGGCGGTCCGGCTCGCGCAGCAACCGGTC is a window from the Catellatospora sp. TT07R-123 genome containing:
- a CDS encoding WecB/TagA/CpsF family glycosyltransferase, translated to MTTTLNGSSKRNVLGVFVDATDYADATERIVRAAAEGRPFAVTALAVHGVMEGVADRTLGAQLNSFDLITPDGQPVRWALNVLHGAGLRDRVYGPELTLRVLGRAAELGLPVYLYGSTQPVLDRLIPALIAKYPALKIAGSEPSKFRGVEPGEAPQIASRIAASGARIVLVGLGCPRQEKFTYAMRPHLDMPLLAVGAAFDYHAGGLRKPPAWMQKYALEWLWRLGLEPKRLWRRYLILNPKYLARLGAQKTRLWRATPATPATESPATFAV
- a CDS encoding NAD-dependent epimerase/dehydratase family protein, which encodes MSVALVTGSAGLIGSEAARHFAGLGMHVVGIDNDMRKYFFGEDGSTAWSLVNLTSKLGDSYTHYDVDIRDRDVLSKIFERYGRDISLVIHTAAQPSHDWAAKEPFTDFDVNAGGTLNVLEYTRQFAPDAAFIFCSTNKVYGDTPNRLPLVEQETRYEIDPAHQFANGITEDMTIDNSLHSIFGVSKVAADVAVQEYGRYFGLRTASFRGGTLTGPAHSAAELHGFLAYLMRCVMEGRTYNLYGYKGKMVRDAIHSHDVLTAFEAFYRNPRAGEVYNLGGGRFSNTSHLEAFAIAEQITGKQASVNYVEQNRIGDHQWYVSDMAKFQAHYPDWQMTYDVPAILREIYEANADKWV
- a CDS encoding RNA polymerase sigma factor, with the translated sequence MPPPAPSAAERGDPAFADLYLSHFQRLATQLYAYLGDHAEAQDLTQEAFCRAFDRWHRISVYDDPAAWVRRVAWNLATSRLRRRLTALRYLSRQREEHLPGPEPDRVALVRALAELPARQRRAVVLHHLGHLTTAEIAEQEGVAEGTVRSWLSRGRTALAASLTDPREENSRVRAAH